The genomic stretch CGGCCGGGTCGCCTACCACTACACGCCCGACGAGGGATCGACGCTCCGGCAGACCGAGATCCGGGTGTTCGATCGCGGGGCGGAAACCGAGACGACCGTCACCGAGTCGCTGGACCGAACGCTGGAAGGGATACCGAAGTGGGGCCCCGAGGGGGAGCACCTCTACTTCCTCACGCCCGACGAGGGGGACGTGGTGCTCCGACGCGTTCGTGGGGACGGAAGCGACCTCGAAACCGTCGTTCGGGGCGGCCATATCGACGGGTTCGATCCCGGCCGGGACGCGGTCGCGACGACCAAAAGCGAGTGGGACCATCCGGGCGACCTGTTCGTCTCGACGCCCGCCGGCGCGGAGACCAACCGCCTCACGCGGGTCAACAGCGACTACCTGACCGACAGGGCGGTGCCCCAGCCCGAGGAGCTGTGGTTCGAATCGGACGGCGAGGAGGTCCAAGGCTGGCTGTTGACGCCGCCCGACATGGAGGCGGGCGAGAGCTACCCGCTGGTCGTCGAGATCCACGGCGGGCCCCACGCGATGTGGAGCACGACGGGGACGATGTGGCACGAGTTCCAGACGCTCGCGGCGCGGGGCTACGTCGTCTTCTGGTGCAACCCGCGGGGCTCGACGGGCTACGGCGAGGAGCACATGGCCGCCATCGAGCGCGACTGGGGCGCGGTGACGATGCGGGACGTGCTCGCGGGCGCGGACGCGGTCTGCGAACGGGAGTACGTCGACGCGGACCAGCAGTTCGTGACGGGAGGGAGTTTTGGAGGGTATATGACCGGCTGGATCGTCGGCCATACGGATAGATTCGAGGGAGCCGTCGCCCAGCGCGGCGTCTACGATCTGGCCTCCTTCTACGGCTCGACGGACGCGTTCAAGCTCGTCGAGTGGGATTTCGGGGCCGAGCCGTGGGACGAGCCGGAGTTCCTCTGGGAGCAGTCACCCGTCGCCCACGCGGGCGAGGTCGAGACGCCGACGCTCGTGATCCACGCCGACGAGGACTACCGGGTGCCCGTGAACAACGGGGAGATGTTCTACCTGTTCCTGAAGAAGAACGGCGTCGAGACACGGTTGGTGCGGTATCCCCGCGAGGGCCACGAGCTCTCCCGTTCGGGCGAGCCGGCCCACGTCGTCGACCGCATCGAGCGGATCGCGCGCTGGTTCGACGGGTATTCCGAGCGCCACGAGGTACCGAAAGCCCTCGAGCGCGGCGAGGAGGGGCTGTCCGCCGACGACCGTGAAGAGGGGTGACAGGTATCTGAAGGCTCAAGGCCCCTCGCGACGTGCGGCCGGGCATGGACAAGAACGTCGGCGGGATCGATCGCCGTCTCCGGATACTCGCCGGGATCGCGCTGCTCGCCTACGCCCTCCGGGCGAGGGGGCTCGGGCGCGTCGCCGCACTGATCACGGGCGCGGACCTGCTGCTCACCGCGGCGATCCAGCGCTGTCCGGCCAACGCCCTGTTCGGGATCGATACCTGCGGACACGCCGAGCGTGCCGAGCTCGGCTGGTGAGGAATATATAGCGTTCGGGGGGTGCGTTTCGCCTCAAGCGATCGGGATCGTGGGTCGCTCACGTCCGGCGGTTTCGACCCGAAGAAAGGGGGTTCACTCGACGAAGTCGATCCCGTCGATCGAGGGGGTAGGGTCCGAACCCATCCGGCGCTCGTAGCGTTCGATCCAATCGGCGAAACAGCCCGGACAGAGGGTCTGGGAGTCGACTTCCGAACCGTCCACCGACAGCGAGACGGTCCGCGAGAGGGGGGCCGCGACCTCCTTACCACAGTCGTCGCACGGAACGTCGGTCATGAGCGGTCTCGAACCGCCAGCCGAATAGCCCTTACGTCGTCCGGAACGCGCGATCGCCCGCGTCGCCCAGCCCGGGGACGATGAAGCCGTCGTCGTTCAGGCGGTCGTCGATCGAGACGGTGAGCAGCTCGGCCTCGGGGAACTGCTCGCCGACCCTGACCAGCCCGTCGGGCGCCGAGACCGCCGAGAGGACGAACAGGTGTTCGGGCCCGGGGGCGCCGTCGGAGCGTTGCTCCGACGAGCCTCCGGTCGTTTCACTCCCCGAGACGTTGTCGAGGATCCGGTCGAGCACGGCACACATCGTCGAGCCGGTCGCGAGCATCGGGTCCGCGACGATCACGGTGTCGTCCTCGCGGATCTCGGGCAGCTTCACGTAGTCGATCGTGATCGGGAACTCGCCCTCGTCCATGCCGGCCTCCTCGTCGCGACCCGCCGAGATGACGCCCTGTTTCGCCCGCGGAAACGCCTTCAGAAGCCCCTCGACGAACGGCGTCGCCGCCCGCAGCACGTTGATGATCACGACGTCGTCGAGACCCTTGACGCGCTCGCCCATCGTCGTCTCCAGGGGCGTCTCGATCTCGACGTACTCGGTCTCCATGCTGCCGTCGATGATCTCGTAGCCACAGATCCGCCCGAGCTTCACGAGCCCCTTGCGGAAGCCGACCTGTTCGGTCTCGACGTCACGGAGCCGGGAGAGGGTGTCGCGCGCCAGGGCGTGGGTGATGACGTGTGCGGTGTCGCGGTCCTCGATGGTCATACTCCCAGAGGGTCGTGCCGAGGGCCTTAATGTACCGATCCCCGAATCCCCGGCATGCGCGAGGTCAGCGTCTCACGGTTCGTTCGGGCGACGACGCGGCAGGTCGAGCGGGTGCTCTCGCCCGCGGCGCTCGTCGAGTACGAGGGGAGCTTCGAACCCCTCGAGACCGTCGAGCTCGGGGACGGGACCCGGGTGATCGCCGGGGCGAGCGGCCTCGAGATGGGGCTGTTCTTCGAGGAGCTCGAGGACGGCTATCGCTACGAGCAGGAGGGCGGGGCGGGCCCGTTCGAGCACATGGAGACGACGATCACCTACGCGCCCGAGAACGAGGGGACTCGCGTCCGGATGAGCTCGACGGTGACCCTCGACCTCTTCCCGCGGGTGCTCACCGACCGGGTGGCGGCCTGGAAGCGCGAAACCGAGCTCGAACGCGCCCTCGACGCCATCGAGGAGGCACTATGACTCGAACTCGACGGCCCCTTCGACGGGAAACGGTCCTCCGTCGCCGTCCTCCGCGTCGGTGAGACAGGCGTCGAGCCGGCCGATCAGGTCCCCGTGGTCGAGCTCGCGCCCGATGAACACGAGCGCCTGCTCGCGGTCGCCCCACCGCTCGTCCCACTCCAGGTCGGGGCGGTTCTCGCGGTAGAGGTCGCGCTCGACCTCGGGGCGGGCGGCGATCCAGGGCTCGCCGGCTGTCACCCGCGCGATCCGGCCCGCGTAGCTCAGCCGGAGCTTCGCGTCCCGGCCCGCGACCCAGAACGTCCCCTTCGCGCGGACCAGCTCCTCGGGCAGGTTCTCGAACAGGACGGCCAGCTTCTCGGGGTCGAACGGGCGCCGTCGCCGGTAGGTGAAGGAGGTCACGCCGTACTCCTCGGCCGGGCCGGCGTGATCGTGGTTGTGATCGGCGGAGTCGGCCGAGTGGGAGTGCTCGTGGTCGTCCGCTACCCCCGCGTCCGGATCGAACAGCCCCGTATGAAGGATCTCGCCGGGGTCGAGCGCCCCGAACTCCGTCCGGACGATTCGGGCCTCGGGCGCGAGCCGTTCCAGGACGGCTTCGACCTCGTTCAGTTCGGTGGGCGAAAGGAGGTCGCACTTGTTCAAAACGAGCACGTCACAGCACTCGGCCTGCTCGATCAGGAGATCCGAAAGGGGGCGGCTCTCCCCCCCGTCCGTCTCCGCGCGTCCGGGCTCGGCCTCGCCCGCGAACAGGTCGTGGAATCCGGCGGCGTCGACCACCGTGACGAGGGTGTCGACGTCGTAGACGGCGGCGGCCTTCGATCGGGTCGTGAACAGCCGGGCGACGGGCGCGGGTTCGGAGATGCCCGAGGACTCGACGACGAGGTGGTCGAACTCCCGCGAGCGCGCCAGGCGCATCACCGCGGTCTCGAGGTCGTCCTGCAGCTCACAGCAGATACAGCCGTTCGAGAGCTCGGCGATCCCGTCCGCGGAGCCGCCCTCGGCGATCAGCTCCGCGTCGACGTTCAGCTCGCCCATGTCGTTGACCAGCACCGCGACGCGCTCCTCGGCGTTGGCGAGGAGGTGGTTGAGCAGGGTGGTCTTCCCGGCACCCAGCGCACCCGAGAGGATCGTCACGGGGGTCGCGTCCATACGGGTAGAAGGGGTCCCGCGGGGCTTCAACGCACCGCCCACGGCCGAAACTGATTTATCAGTTTGGAGACGGGTAAGGGCACCGTGAGTCCGCTCGAATCCGCGATCGTCGCTGCACTCCCGCTTTCCGCAGTCGTGCTGACGGTGCTTGCCCGGTACTACGGCTGGGACAGTCAGGAGATACTCCGCAAGCAGTGGACCCTCCTGGAGGTGCTGTTCGCGCTCCTGATCGTCGGCGGATCGATCGCGCTCGGCGTACTGATCGGTGGCGTTCTCGGCGCGTTCGTCGCAGCAGGGTTCCTGTCGTATACGCTCGCCTTTCTCGCGGTGTACTACCGACGCGGATAGTCGACCGATGGCACTGGCAGGGACGGAAGCCGCGATTCGATCAGCGCACGGTCCTCGTGGTTGACCGTCCGCTCGAGGAAGCGCAGGCCGAGCCGCTCGACGGAGAAATCGCCGTTGACCCCCGGGTCGCCCGCGAGGCCGGTCACGTGGTGAAAGCCGGTGACGTCCCTCAGCATGCGTC from Halalkalicoccus tibetensis encodes the following:
- a CDS encoding S9 family peptidase; its protein translation is MQTISASDYHDLVRVGDPRLSPDGERVAFVRTVPRDDEECEATIYTASLGGGEPRRFTLAEGVDSEPRWSPSGDRLAFVSTRGDDDRPQLWVAPVDGGEARPVTDVVGGVSGIAWRPDGEAIAFTQSSTEEDREEGRDLDLADPDYEPETSDPRVIDRLVYRAGGRYFDGGRSHVYTVNLADDGVTRLTDGDHDHVAPEWGDSSTLYYAAKRTDDPDDNAIHDVIAHDLEDGSEEVVVRTTSWAIGLAATPDGRVAYHYTPDEGSTLRQTEIRVFDRGAETETTVTESLDRTLEGIPKWGPEGEHLYFLTPDEGDVVLRRVRGDGSDLETVVRGGHIDGFDPGRDAVATTKSEWDHPGDLFVSTPAGAETNRLTRVNSDYLTDRAVPQPEELWFESDGEEVQGWLLTPPDMEAGESYPLVVEIHGGPHAMWSTTGTMWHEFQTLAARGYVVFWCNPRGSTGYGEEHMAAIERDWGAVTMRDVLAGADAVCEREYVDADQQFVTGGSFGGYMTGWIVGHTDRFEGAVAQRGVYDLASFYGSTDAFKLVEWDFGAEPWDEPEFLWEQSPVAHAGEVETPTLVIHADEDYRVPVNNGEMFYLFLKKNGVETRLVRYPREGHELSRSGEPAHVVDRIERIARWFDGYSERHEVPKALERGEEGLSADDREEG
- a CDS encoding DUF2892 domain-containing protein, producing MDKNVGGIDRRLRILAGIALLAYALRARGLGRVAALITGADLLLTAAIQRCPANALFGIDTCGHAERAELGW
- the upp gene encoding uracil phosphoribosyltransferase; translation: MTIEDRDTAHVITHALARDTLSRLRDVETEQVGFRKGLVKLGRICGYEIIDGSMETEYVEIETPLETTMGERVKGLDDVVIINVLRAATPFVEGLLKAFPRAKQGVISAGRDEEAGMDEGEFPITIDYVKLPEIREDDTVIVADPMLATGSTMCAVLDRILDNVSGSETTGGSSEQRSDGAPGPEHLFVLSAVSAPDGLVRVGEQFPEAELLTVSIDDRLNDDGFIVPGLGDAGDRAFRTT
- a CDS encoding SRPBCC family protein, with translation MREVSVSRFVRATTRQVERVLSPAALVEYEGSFEPLETVELGDGTRVIAGASGLEMGLFFEELEDGYRYEQEGGAGPFEHMETTITYAPENEGTRVRMSSTVTLDLFPRVLTDRVAAWKRETELERALDAIEEAL
- a CDS encoding CobW family GTP-binding protein, which produces MDATPVTILSGALGAGKTTLLNHLLANAEERVAVLVNDMGELNVDAELIAEGGSADGIAELSNGCICCELQDDLETAVMRLARSREFDHLVVESSGISEPAPVARLFTTRSKAAAVYDVDTLVTVVDAAGFHDLFAGEAEPGRAETDGGESRPLSDLLIEQAECCDVLVLNKCDLLSPTELNEVEAVLERLAPEARIVRTEFGALDPGEILHTGLFDPDAGVADDHEHSHSADSADHNHDHAGPAEEYGVTSFTYRRRRPFDPEKLAVLFENLPEELVRAKGTFWVAGRDAKLRLSYAGRIARVTAGEPWIAARPEVERDLYRENRPDLEWDERWGDREQALVFIGRELDHGDLIGRLDACLTDAEDGDGGPFPVEGAVEFES